The following proteins come from a genomic window of Haliaeetus albicilla chromosome 23, bHalAlb1.1, whole genome shotgun sequence:
- the MAGT1 gene encoding magnesium transporter protein 1, whose product MGVRRQSGAVMAALPVLALLLLLLAWGGPPAAGQKRKEMVLSEKVNQLMEWASKRSVIRMNGDKFRRLVKAPPRNYSVIVMFTALQPHRQCVVCKQADEEYQILANSWRYSSAFTNKIFFAMVDFDEGSDVFQMLNMNSAPTFINFPAKGKPKRGDTYELQVRGFAAEQLARWVADRTDVNIRVIRPPNYAGPLMLGLLLAVIGGLVYLRGSNLDFLYNKTGWAFAALCFVLAMTSGQMWNHIRGPPYAHKNPHTGQVNYIHGSSQAQFVAETHIVLLFNGGVTLGMVLLHEAATSDMDVGKRKIMCIAGIGLVVLFFSWLLSVFRSKYHGYPYSFLMS is encoded by the exons ATGGGCGTGAGGCGGCAGAGCGGGGCGGTCATGGCGGCGTTGCCGGTGTTGGcgttgctgttgctgctgctggcctggggcgggccgcccgccgccgggcagAAGCGGAAGGAG atgGTGTTATCGGAAAAAGTGAACCAGCTGATGGAGTGGGCTAGTAAAAGATCGGTTATTCGAATGAATGGAGACAAATTTCGACGCCTTGTGAAGGCACCACCCAGAAATTACTCGGTGATTGTGATGTTCACTGCTCTTCAGCCTCACAGACAGTGTGTTGTGTGCAA GCAAGCTGATGAGGAATACCAGATCCTGGCAAACTCCTGGCGATATTCCAGTGCATTTACcaataagattttttttgctatgGTAGATTTTGATGAAGGCTCAGATGTATTTCAGATG CTAAACATGAATTCTGCTCCAACCTTCATTAACTTTCCTGCTAAAGGGAAGCCTAAACGGGGTGACACATATGAACTTCAGGTGCGTGGCTTTGCAGCTGAACAGCTTGCTCGTTGGGTGGCTGACAGAACTGATGTCAAT ATTCGTGTGATAAGGCCACCAAACTATGCTGGACCGCTGATGTTAGGACTGCTGCTGGCTGTCATCGGAGGCCTCGTATATTTGCGTGGAAGCAATCTGGATTTTCTGTATAACAAAACTGGCTGGGCATTTGCTGCTTTG tgttttgtgttAGCAATGACATCAGGCCAGATGTGGAACCACATTAGAGGTCCACCCTATGCTCATAAGAATCCCCATACAGGACAAGTT AACTATATCCATGGAAGCAGCCAAGCCCAATTTGTGGCAGAAACACACATTGTTCTTCTGTTTA ATGGTGGTGTTACTTTAGGAATGGTACTCCTCCATGAAGCTGCTACTTCTGACATGgatgtggggaaaagaaaaa TTATGTGTATTGCTGGTATTGGCTTGGTGGTGTTGTTCTTCAGCTGGTTGCTGTCTGTCTTCAGGTCTAAATACCACGGCTACCCATACAG
- the COX7B gene encoding cytochrome c oxidase subunit 7B, mitochondrial encodes MFPVARAALNLAARGIQHTAVRQAHRKYEPNFHDKYGNLVLLGGAAVFTAVWGYVFTQAGIEWGLSPVGRVTPKEWRE; translated from the exons ATGTTCCCTGTGGCTAGGGCTGCTCTGAACCTCGCCG CTCGTGGCATTCAGCATACTGCAGTAAGACAAGCTCATCGCAAATATGAGCCTAACTTCCATGATAAATATGGAAACCTGGTACTCCTTGGTGGAGCTGCAGTTTTTACTGCTGTCTGGGGATAC GTGTTTACACAAGCTGGAATTGAGTGGGGCTTGTCACCTGTTGGCAGAGTCACTCCAAAAGAATGGAGGGAGTAA